In a single window of the Biomphalaria glabrata chromosome 13, xgBioGlab47.1, whole genome shotgun sequence genome:
- the LOC106079572 gene encoding 28S ribosomal protein S2, mitochondrial-like, giving the protein MAASLRKALISWQWQNCLRSRQVAKKCVQNQISAFSSCSSLHVEVQLQGVPQNLVEAKGETQTQLDIALQHKDYFGLKHLVTLRDLFNARVHYGHNAGLRHESMTPYIYGCRQGTDIIDLEQTLSLLEQALDVCAHIVYRGGMVLFVCRNLQFLPWVEKTVRELGEYAHCRPWKRGIFTNAANIFNTLPIYPELCIFLGTQDTVFETHRAVVESNKLLIPSIGILDTNTDCASLITYPIPGNDDSPESLALYLHLFKTAILKAKEKRKQDGIVS; this is encoded by the exons ATGGCGGCCTCCTTGAGAAAGGCACTGATTTCCTGGCAATGGCAAA ATTGTCTTAGATCAAGACAAGTAGCAaagaaatgtgtacaaaatCAGATATCTGCTTTTAGCAGCTGTAGCAGTTTACATGTTGAAGTTCAGCTACAAG GTGTGCCTCAGAACTTAGTAGAGGCTAAAGGAGAAACACAGACACAATTGGATATTGCCCTTCAACATAAGGATTACTTTGGTTTGAAGCATTTGGTCACTCTTAGAGATTTATTTAAT gctAGAGTTCATTATGGACATAATGCAGGCCTGCGACATGAATCCATGACACCTTACATATATGGCTGTCGGCAAGGTACAGATATAATAGACTTGGAACAAACACTTTCTTTACTTGAACAAGCCCTAGATGTTTGTGCACATATTGTTTACAGAGGAGGAATGGTCTTATTTGTATGTAGAAATTTACAGTTTCTACCTTGGGTAGAGAAAACTGTGAGAGAATTAGGAGAATATGCTCATTGTCGTCCTTGGAAGAGAG GTATCTTCACTAATGCTGCCAATATTTTCAACACTTTACCAATCTACCCAGagctttgcatttttcttggtACCCAGGATACTGTATTTGAAACTCACAGGGCTGTGGTTGAATCCAACAAACTTTTAATTCCATCAATTGGTATTTTAGACACCAATACTGACTGTGCCTCATTGATTACATATCCAATACCAGGGAATGATGACAGCCCTGAGTCACTGGCCTTATATTTACATCTCTTTAAAACTGCAATACTTAAAgctaaagagaaaagaaaacaagatgGCATAGTTAGCTGA